ATTGATTCATTAGATTTATCTAATGTTCTTAATTTCATAAAATAATCCATAGCTTTACTTCTTTGCGTAACGTGAGTTAAGTAAGTTTTATTGTGTATTTTCTTAGACAGGATTGATTTACAAGATTAACAGGATTATGTATTACATCATGTAAATCCTGTTAAATTTGTCCTAAAATTTTTTAGCTTTTACATAGAATTTTACTTCATTGTTTAGGAATAACATTGTAAGAAAGCTTAATCCAATTTTGTTCAAAGGTAGTTAGTATTTCTGAATTCACATCTGTTTGTGTATCAAATATTTCTTTGGAAGACTTAGGAAGAATAAAATAAATCAACTGGATAACAAATCCCGTATCTTCAATGGCAATAAAGCTAACGATTGACTTTTCTTTTTCGATATTTTTATTTTTCTCCAAAATTCCTTTGATAAAAAGAATTGCTTCATTTACCTTGGTGTAATTGTTAGTATGCGCAAGCTTAATCGTCTGCACAATTTTTCGAGTTGGCTCTGAAGAAATATTTTCCACCGGATTATCAATGAAAGCAGAGTTAGGGATTGTTAGCCGCCGCCCATCCATCGTTTCTAATTTTGTAGTGCGTAAACCAATATCATGAATCTTCCCATCCACCCCTTTCACTTTCACACGATCGCCTTTGACAAATGGCTTGTCGATAAATATCGTTAATCCGCCAAACATATTCGAGACTGTATCCTTTGCGGCTATCGCAAATGCAAGACCTCCAATACCAAGTCCGGCAAGCACCGCACCTACATCATAGCCTGCGTTGTTAAGACCAACGATTATACCAAGAGCCCAGATGGTAAATGCAGTTCCCTTTTGCACAATCGGAACGATAATATCATCCAAGTCATTTTCTGTTTCTTCGGAAAGAGGAACTAGATAATTTTCAAATAGAGAATTCACAAGTCTTTCAATCAACCAGGCTACATTTAAAATAAATAAAAATTGAAATACTTTTCCTTTCAGAGAATCAACGGCAGGTGATACAGTGAGCACTTCAAAGGCAAAATGAAATCCGATGAGGATAACAGCTAACGAAACAGGCTCTTCCATCATATCAACAATGATATCGTCTATCCTAGTCTTGGTTTTGGAAGTTAGACGCGCTATCGTATGCTTAAAAAGCCAATAAAGAATTTTCGCAATAACAAGCGAGCTAAGTATAATTACAGCCGCAATCAACCAATCCGAAATCAAATTCCCATAAAACGTCTTCTGAAAAAACTCAAAGTTCATAATTTCTCCTATTGAACACTGTCACCTCGAACAGTTTCCACCCTTTCGCTTTGCTCACCTACCGCCAAGCGATGTGAGAGGTCTATCTGGCAAAAAAATAAAAAAATTTCCTAGTTCTAAGAACTAAGGTAGATTTCTCACGATGAGGCAGTTCGAAATGACAGTAATAACTCCTCATTCATAATTCATAATTAACTCTACTCCCATTCTATCGTGCCGGGGGGCTTATGGGTAATGTCATAGAATACATACGAAATATTTTTCACTTTTTGAATTTTAGCGCATAATGCTTGTAATACGTTTCTATCCATTGGATAAAAATTTGCGGTCATTGCTTCCTGGGACTCGACCGGACGAAGAACGATGCTAAATTTTCCAAGTTCTGATCCGACGGGCACGAGGACAACAGGCATTTGCCAGATGGCTTCGACTAAGTTGTTTTCAACCAGGTGATTCCATACTATATCATCCACTTCTCTTAAAATATCTGAGTGAGAACGATCTAGTTCTACTTTCGAAAAATGAAATTCTACTTTAGATAAATCTTTTACAAAAGGAAGTAAAACAATTCGGTTTACTCCTTTTACAAGGTTTGTAATAAGACTAGAGGCTTCGTCGTATTTGCCCCAATCAGCAAGAGAATCACTTAAAACCACACAGGCACTATAACTTCTCTGGTCACCCTGCACACCTACCGATTGAACAGGAAGAATTTTAGAGTGAAGCTGTGGATAACGAGAAATTACCTTTTCTAATCCTTCCTGGTTATTAAACCCATGATACTCATGAGAAGAAAGCATTCGAACAGCGAGTCCGGGTCCCGGAAATGGATGACGGATAACCCAGTTTTTTTCTAGTCCTAGCATCGTTCCAAGTTCACGCACTTCGTCTTTATATAAATCTCGAATTGGTTCGAGGACTCTTCCCTTTTCCATTAGATCAAGCACCGCTTGCACACGGTTGTGGTGAGTTTTGATTTTATGAGAGTGCTTGGTTCCACCGCTTTCAATTGTATCGGGGTAAATAGTGCCTTGCCCCAAAAGCCATTTGGATTCCGCCAAATGGAATTTATCGGCTACATCGTTTTTACAATCAATAAATAGCTGACCAATAATCTTTCGTTTTTCTTCCGGCTCCGATTTTTGATGTAGAGCAGAATAGAATCTCTCCGATTCATCTGAGACGAGTAGGTCAACGCCTAAGTCATGCAGTTTATGACGGAGATTTTCAACTTCATTGAATCGCATAAATCCAGTGTCGATTAACAACCCTTTGACTCTCTCAGCACCGAGCGCTTTCGCGAGTAGCAAATAGGATACTGTAGAATCAACTCCACCGGAAATAAGCATGAACACATTATTGTCTTTAGCCTCCGCTTTGATTTCAGAAATCTTAGCTTCTAAAAATTGCTGTATGCTCCATGTGTTAGAAAGCCCACAAATGGAAATGAAATTTCCGAGAAACACTAATCCTTTTTCGGAGTGAGTGACTTCGGGATGAAATTGGATACCATAGATTTTTTTTGTGTCGTTAAATACTCCCGCATAACGGCAATGATCCGTTCGACCGAATGGCTTAAACCCGGAAGGAAGTGCAACTACTTCGTCTCCATGGCTCATCCAGATTTTTTCTTTAGCAGTAAATCCATTTACGATAAACGGTGTGTTATCCTCAACTTCTAAGATTGCAGGACCATACTCTCTGTTAGCCGACGATTCTACTTTGCCACCTAGAATTTTCATAATGAGTTGATGTCCGTAGCAAATTCCTAAAATCGGAATGCCTAGCTCTAATACTTTAGAGTCAATCTGCGGGGAATCTTTTTCGTATACGCTATTCGGTCCGCCGGAGAGAATTAATCCTGCGTATTCTTTATACTTTTCTAAACTCTCTTCGTTCGAAAGAATTTCTGTGTATGCTCCGAGCCTTCGAACTCTTGAGGAAATTAAATGAGCGTATTGCCCGCCAAAATCTACGACGCCTAATTTTTTACTATGATTCATACAATCCCTGAAAATTATTGATACAATAAATTAACCAATCACCAAAGGTAACCAATGAAAAAAACAATCTCATCCTATGAAGGAAAACAAGCCTCTATTCGCGATTTAAAAACCCCTGAGCTGGAAACATTTACTAATATTTATAAGGGTAATGATTACACAATTGATTTTACGATTCCAGAATTCACTGCCATCTGCCCTAAGACGGGTCTACCTGATTTCGGAACCATTCATATCAGCTATACTCCAAACGCAGAATGTATTGAACTCAAGAGTCTTAAAGAATATATTTTATTTTTTCGAAATGTTGGAATCTTTCACGAAAACGTAGTCAACAAAATCTACGATGATTTTAAATCAGCGATCAAACCAAAACATCTAAAAGTATTTGGTGACTTCAGTGTGCGAGGTGGAATTAAAACAACAGTCAAGCGTGAATCGTAATTGTATTTAAAAATATCACCAATAAAAATGATAAGAATTTTTATGACTTTTAACTTCTACAAAGTTCTAGATCTGTATCAATGTAATCCCCGTCAATAGTTCGGGGGTTGGAAAATAATTTCATCGAATAAACCGCATTCGCCACAATTCTTTTTTAAACTGATTCTCAATTAATATCCGTAAGTTTTTTATCGTCTAACAAATGCTATTCAATAAAAAGACTATACATGTTTCCTCTTTAATTTAAATTACGTTAATTATTTATTTTTTCACTAAAAAAGAAACAGAAAAAGCAAGGGAATTCGCTAGTGCACATCAATCCATCCATTCCCATTTTGTTAGTCGAAGACGACGAAATGCTAAGTATCGTAACAAAAGAATCTCTACGAAAATTCGGATACTCTGTTTTTACCGCAAATACTGCGACTAAGGCAATTAAAGAAATTCAAACTAACTCTGCAATTTCTATTGTGTTAATGGATATTGATCTTGGCTCTGAAATGGATGGAATCGAAACGGCTAATATTATTTTATCGCAAAGAGATATTCCTTTAATATTTATTTCTAGTCACACCGATGTTGAAACTGTTCAAAAAAAAGAAGCAATCAACTGTTATGGTTATATACTAAAGAATTCCGCTCCTATCATTTTAAATACAACAATCAAGATGACTATAAAACTTTTTGAAGCAAAGCAAAAAGCGAGGGAAACGGAGATTACCCTCAAACAGAGCGAAGCTCATTATCGATTTCTGTTTGAACATGGAAATGATGCAATTCTGATTGTGGATTCAAATTCAAAATTTGCGGACGCAAACCCGGCAGCTTGTAACCTACTCGGCTATACGCATGATGAGCTTTTAAATTTATCGATTCCAGATACGCAACTTCCAGAAGATTTAGTAGAACAACGACTCCGACTCGATGAATTGAGGATGAAAGGAAAAGCAATTAATATTCGCAGGTTTAGGCGTAAAGATGGAAGTATTTTCTTGGGGGAAACGAATGCGTTACTCCGACCTGATAATTTTATACAAGCTACGATTCGAGATGTTACTGATCAAAAAAATAAAGAAGAATTAATTGAAACATTTAATAAAAGAATTCAAAAAGCACATGTTGAATTGCTGCAAAGACAGTTTGCGATTGATGAACATGCAATTGTAGCAATCACTGATATTCGTGGAACAATTCTTTATGTAAACGAAAAGTTTTGTGAAATTTCTCAATATACCGGAGAAGAGCTATTAGGAAATAACCATCGCATTATAAATTCAGGTTATCATCCCCAAAAATTCTTCATTGAAATGTATGCAACTCTAAAACAAGGACTTGCCTGGCATGGAGAAATCAGAAACCGAGCAAAAGATGGCAGCTACTATTGGGTAGCCACTACTATTGCTCCAATCAAAAATGCAGAAGGAAAAATCGAACAATACTTTGCAATTCGAACTGATATTACAAATAGAAAAAAAGCCGAAGAAGAATTGGAATCACATCAATTGGAGTTAGAAGCACAATACAAAGAACTGGAAACAATCAATAGTGAATTGAATACAGTGAAAACACGTTATCTTGATCTCTATGACCTTGCACCGGTTGGCTATTTCAGCACGAATGAAAAGGGAGAGATTGTAGAGGCAAATCTCACATTAGCCACTTCGCTAGGAGTAGATAGAGACTCAATTCTATTGCAACCGATTTTTCCTTTCATTTGCTATCAAGACCATGATAATTTTCATTATCTTCAACAAGAATTACGCCGTTCAAAAAAACAACAATCCTGTGAACTTAGAATGAAAAAAATAGATGGCTCTGAATTCTGGGTAAGATTCGATGCCATGCCTTTTACAGATATCGAAGGAACTCATCTTATAAGAGTAGCTGTAGTAAATATTTCTAGGCGCAAAGAAGTAGAAAAAGAATTGCACCATTATATGAAAGACCTAGAAAGTTTAAACAAAACAAAGGATAAATTTTTTAATATCATAGCGCATGATCTGCGTAATCCGTTCGGTGGAATCATGGGCATTGCCGATCTACTAGAAGAAAAACTTCTAGCCAAAAAGGAGGAAAATTATCCAACTCTTCTGCAATACGCCAAGTTAATCCAAACTTCATCTAGGTCTGCGTTTACCCTTCTAGAAAATTTACTTCTATGGGCAAGATCACAAACGGGTGAAATCAATATTAACCCCCGTAATCTTAACTTACATGCAATGATCTCCTTTACAATTCCCATTGTAAGTGTAAATGCATTCAAAAAGAATATTACGATTGAATCTAGTTTATCAGGAAATCCTATAGTATGCGCAGACGAATTTTGCCTAAGCACGATTTTACGAAATCTTCTGACTAACGCTATAAAATTTACACACCCGAATGGCATAATAACAGTAACCTCCAGAGAGTTGAAAGACTGCATAGAAATTTCGATCAACGATACAGGTATTGGCATGAATTCAAAGACGCTCGAATCCCTTTTCAGAATTGATTCAAAATCAAGTAGAGTAGGAACAAATAATGAAACCGGAACAGGTCTTGGTCTTATCCTTTGTAAGGAATTCGTAGAAAAACAAGGTGGAACTATCACTGCGACGAGTGAAGTAGGATTTGGAAGCACGTTTACTTTTACTTTGCCGCAGGCTCGCTCTCAGAATTCGTAAAGTCTTTTCTCTCGAAGAATTTCTTGTTTGGAATTCTTCCAAATTTGTCATTCGAGTATTCTTTTTTGATTCGATTCAGATAAAACATATCTACCTCACCTTTATTCTTTGCATTTACTTTTCCTCTGTATTCGCAATCAAATCTCTCTTTGATTTCTTCATAAGTTTTAATAGAAATATTGATTCGACCGGGCGTGCCGCTCGACTCCATACGACTTGCTATATTGACTGTGTCCCCCCAGATGTCGTAAGCAAATTTTTTTTCCCCAACGACACCAGCCATCGCAGGACCGGAGTGGATACCAATGCGTAACTCCCAATAAGGAACGTTAGTCGCTTTCTTAGCATCCTTTAATTCATTCATTATTGAGAGAATTTCCAGAGCAGCAAGACAACAATCAACTGCTTTTGTTTTATTCACTTTTGGAATTCCGCCTGCGCACATATAACTGTCGCCTATCGTTTTTAATTTTTCGAGTCCATACAATTCAAGAACATTATCAAACATAGAAAAACATAAATCTAGTTCTTTGATTAATTCATGCGGACTCAAATCCTCTGCAATCTTTGTAAAACCTACAAAGTCAGTAAACATAATCGTTACGTTCTCAAAATAAACAGGCTGAACCGATCCCTTCTCTTTCAATTCTTCTGCAACTAGCTCGGGAAGAATATTTAAAAGTAATTTGTCTGATTTATTCCTCTCCTCCTCTGCTTCCATTTGTGCAATCATAGCAATCTTCTTTTCTATTACAGCTTGCTCCTTTGCTACCTCTGCATGACGTTTGGCTTCCTGTAGTTCAATGAAAAGATTTGATCCGTGGATAATCCCTGCTAGCTGCTCGCCTAAAATGGAAAGCTTCGTAATATCTTCTTTGGATAATGCCAATTCACCTATGTTGTATAAATCGAGAAAACCAATTGGCTCATTTTGTAGAATGAGTGGAATCATGAGTAGATTCTGAGCTTTGACCAATCTAACCAGAAACAATTCCTCTTCATTTAAAATGGATTCTCTTACTCTAGAATAAATTACTTTTCTAGATTTGAATGCGATGGCGTGCGCGCCTCTGGCAGTTTGAATTCTTGTTTCTGTATTAATTACACTCTTTAAATCTTCCTGAGAAATAAAATCAGGAAGAGAATAATCCATTATCTTTAATCTCTGTTTATCCGAGCTAACACTGCTTAGCCCGAAGTGTTGAATATTAAAATTCTTTCCTATATATGCTAACACTTTCTTCATAATGATTTTTATATCGAGGTCTTCGTTTAGACTTTTAATCAGAGAATTTAATTCTTCAATTTCTCTTCTCTGTTTTTCAGTTTGGAACAGCAAATTAACAGTATTCACAACTCCTGCAATCTGAGAACAGAATACATTTATCTTTTTAATATCAGCCTTATTTAATTGCATGGGACTTTCGATATTGGAAAAAGCCATTAGCCCTATCGCCTTGTTACGCATAAGCAAAGGAACTTCTAACAAAGATAGAGATCCAGTAGCATTCATAACTTCACGATCAATTGGAAATTTCAATTTGGCAGAATTTTTCGCAAAGAAGGGATTTTTTCTTTTCCATACGATAGCCGAAATACCTCCATCTTTATCCAAAGGAATTTGCAGTTTCTCCATGAACTGATAGGCGTTATCCGGTATTTTTGTATGACTATAAATTTTAAAAGTCTGTAGATATTGTTCTTTTTCATCCGGCAAATACAACCAAACCGCTGCGATGTTATACTTCTGGTAAACGTATTTCGAAATTTCAATGAATATTTGTTTTAGATCAGAGTAAGAATTGATTACATTTGTAAAATTATTCAAAGCCTCAATATCTTCTTTCGAACTGTTGAGCTCTTTTGTTCTTTCGGTTACTTTTATTTCCAATGACTCGGTGAGTTCTTCTACTTTCTTAAAAGCTTTTGAAAATTTTAAAGATAGAATCATCGCCTGCGTAAATATCATAACGACTAACGCATACGGACTATAAAATCCTGTTTGAATTACTTCCCGTGAATATAGAATATCCTGAACTATAGTAGCGGCTAATACCAAGAAACCAAAGAGAGAAAGAAAGGAATATTCTATTTTCTTCGCAACGGAATACACAAGCGAATAAATCAAATAGATAATACTTAAAAGTAGAATAATTTGATACAACTCAGCAGACTTCGAAAATATTTTTACAGGGGTTAATAATGTAAATAGCATAAAAATAGAAGCAAGGAAATAGGTAAAATATACGATGTATTTATTTTGCCTTGTTTTGATGCTTAGAGTAAAATACTGAATAGCCACAGGAACACTAAAATACATAGAGCCATATTCCAATAGACAATAAAACTTATATCCTAGACTAGGAAAGGTTTCTACAAATAGATATTCACTTGTCGAAATCAACCGGATAAGAACGATTAGGCAGAGCAAAGAAAAGAATAACGGAGAGCCTTCTTTTCTTCGAATCGACCAGATTAATAAATGATATGCCCAGATAATAAAAATTATTCCGATTACAAATAACTCAGTCCCTCGCAATTGATTGACATAAGATTGAACATCACTTGCTCGTCCTAGATAAAGGTGATTCCATAACCCTCCGAGTCGATTGTGGTAATTCGAAACCTGAACGATGATTTCCAATTTGTTCGTCATTGCATGAACAAATCCTATCGAGGGCAAATGCATTGCCTCTGCCTCACTCTCCTCTTTTCCTATGACACCTACAGATTGCGTTAATTTAGCATTAATAAAAATGCGATAGGCGGTTCCCTGATATTCACTTCTGAGAGCCAATACTTCTCCAACTAATTGTTCGGGCAATGAAACCGTTAGGCGATAAGTTGCAAACCCATCTCCACTGAAAGTCTCTGTAGAATTTTTTATAGGATGACCGTTCCAAGAATGTGGAACTTGTATATAGTCTAACGTCTTTCTTAAGAGCTTACCATCTTCGCAAGAAGCTCGAACAGTGTCACAAGTAAAATCATTTGCAGTCAGCAATTCCTTCGAATAGAACTCCCATTCCCCATCAGTTTTTCGAATTTTCTCCTTTCGGATGTCGCCTATCGCCAAAGGATTCCAATCTCTTAAGTCCAAAATTCCTTTGCTTGCAATCGGTGTTTTTTTAGACGCATCGCCACACGAAAGCAGAAAAAGGAAAACAACGACTAGACTTAGAAAAGATTTCATTTGACAATCAATTCTTTCAGCCTTCTAAAAATCAAAACTTTTAATTAATTTTTTATGCGTTGCAAAAAGGAAATCTAGTTTGGTTTTCGGGAAAAAGAGTTTTGCTTGAAGTTCTAAAATGTTGTGTTCAAGGAAATGATTTCCGTAATTTTGTTCTTAGGAAAAAATCTATCATGTATGAAAAACTACCATCCCATATTCACGAAGTCTGGAAAAACCTTTCCAATATGCTAATTGCATTTGGTGAAATGGGAGACAGACTCGACCCAGCAAAAATTAATACTTATGCAGATACATTGATTGTAAAAGCAGAAGAGTTGAAAAAATCTTTAAATGAGTTAGAGCCTACTTTTTCTTTGGAAATAAATTCTACAGAGTATGTGCTGACACAAGCAGCTTCTCAGGCACTCCAAGCAGTGGCGCGTTTTGAAACAGCACGAATCAGACCACATGAAATACTGAAGGCATACCAATCTTTTCGTCCGATGCATCGCTCAGAGGAAATTCTTTACACGCTCTCAGGACGCTTCCAAGAAATCAGTAAACATTTCCTGCATCCATCACAAAAAGAGAATAAAGAACTCTTAGCTCGAATCAGTAACTTGGAAATTGCTAATCAGAATGATTCAAATGCAATGGAGAAAGGTATAATAGAAGTAAACAACAAACGAGGAGAGCATGGAGGCTATTCGTTATATATCCCTGAATACTATAAGAATAATACTAAGTATCCGCTTGTAGTTGCTCTTCACGGCGGGTCAGGTCACGGGGCAGATTTTCTTTGGAGTTGGCTTTACGATGCACGGACGTTTGGATTTATACTAGCTGCACCAACTTCAATAGATAGAACTTGGTCACTTCATTCCATTGCAACAGATGCAAATCGATTAAACAAAATGCTCACAGAAATTTCCACAAAATGGAATATTGATACAAATCATATTTTACTTACAGGTCTCTCGGATGGAGGAACGTATTCAATGCTTCTTTCGATTGCACACCAATCACCCTTTACCCACTATGCGCCGGTAGCAGCGGCTGTGCATGTTCTCCTCAACCGTAGCACGGGAACGATTGCTGCGCCAGTAAAAGACCTTCCTATTTACCAAGTCCATGGTGGTCGGGATTGGATGTTTCCAGTGGCTAGTGCCAGATTAGCCGCTTCCGCCCTTAAAAATGCAGGAGCAAAAATCATATATAAAGAAATTCCTGAGCTTTCTCACAATTATCCGCGTGACGAGAATATAAATATATTGAAATGGTTTTATCCGGAAGGGTTTTAGAAGAGCGGATTGCGTCTATTATATCGCCTACCTCGCCGGAAAACGAGTCATCTTTGGTCGAGAAGGTGATATGCATATAGAATATTTTCCTGTTGGTTCGAATTCAATATTTGAGAATGAATCTTTGGGTATACTTGTTGCTATGCTGCCATTAGCCGTGGAAAGTTTTTTTACTAGCGTCACGGGTGACTACTCCTTATTATCCGACAATTCTTTTCGAGGTTTAAAAAGCGCGTGGTAAAGGATGAGTCCATCAATCGAACTGATGATGATTGTAGACAGGTTCTTAGTGTCGATAGAATCAATGAATACCTTATTCGAAGTGAATGGGAATGATATCCGAAAGAGTTTCGATATCATAAAAGGATTCGTCTAGAAATGCCTTTACTGCTTTTTCGGGATCACTTGAATCAAATCTGAAGTCTTTAAACCTAACTTCTTGCTCGGAAAAAAAATCATATCCATCGAATAGAATTTTATGAGTTTACTTTTCCATGTTTATAGTTTGTGAATGAAATATCCATATCCAAAGAACGAAGATGGACATGAAAGAAGCTGAAATAAAAATCGAAGTAGGCTCACTGGTATATTCAGCTAAGGCTCCGATAAAGATGGCTCCAATAGGAAGAGCGCCTAAAAAGCCAAGAGTATAAACGCTCATTACCCGCCCGCGAAGTTCGTTTGGAATAACCATTTGTAGCATTGCATTTGCCAGATTAAAGACGATCATAAAACCAAATCCGCCAATGAAAAGACCGACGAGCACAAGAGGCAACCACCGAACATAAGAAAAGAAAAATAGCATACAGGGAAAGGAAAAAAGTCCGATCATAAAAAACTTTCCTTTAAAACGAAAGTCTCCGAGAGCGGCGATTGTGAGCGCACCGGCTAACGAGCCTAAGCCCTGACTTGCCTGCATAAAGCCGACTGTAGTTGCATCGCCTTTCAAAATGTTTACAGCCCAGGCAGGCAAAAGCGTTATATAACCAAGTCCAAATACACTCGAAACAAAAATAATGAGTAATAGAATTCGAATTAGCGGATTACGAAACGAAAACAGAATTCCTTCTTTAATATCCGTGTAGGCAGAAAGACGAACAGGCTTTTCTTTTTGCTTCGGAATTCGAATCATCGTAAGCGCAATAATCACCGCCAAAAAAGAAAAACCATTCAATAAAAAACACCAAGCAGCGCCTAATTGAGAGTATGTGATACCGGCAATAGCAGGACCAACCGCCCTGGCTGCATTAAACATGGACGAATTCAACGCGATTGCATTGGTTAAATGCTCTCTGTCCACAAAATCGATTACAATGGACTGTCTAGCCGGCGCATCAAATGCATTCGCAATTCCAAGGGCAAATGCCATTACCACAATATGCCAGGAACTAATTGTTCCAGTAAATGTGAGTAGAGCTAGAATGAATGCAAGTAGCATCATCACAACTTGGGTAATGATTAAAATTGTTTTTCGAGGAAAACGATCTGAAACAACACCGCCGACAAGAGTTAGAAGCGAAGGAGCACCCGAAGCAAAACCAACATATCCCAAAAAAACGGGCGAATGGGTAAGCTCAAAGACTAGATACCCTTGGGCTGTAACTTGCATCCACGTCCCGATGAGGGAAGCAAGTTGACCGACGAACCAGAGTCTATAGTTTCTAAACCGAAATGCTGCAAAGACTTTCAATATACTCTCAGGTTTTATTTTAAAAGTGGAAATACAACTACTTTGTTTAGGATAAATATTTTGAAGAAGACCTTAAAAAAACGCTTTACAATGAGAACAAGTCTCAATAACGTATTCATATGGAAAAATGTCATTGTGCCCGTGTCCCTTTTGATCAAATAGTCAAGCTCGCCCTAAATACTAGCTGTTCTTACGAGCGAATCGCCAAGGATTT
The Leptospiraceae bacterium genome window above contains:
- a CDS encoding phospholipase, with product MYEKLPSHIHEVWKNLSNMLIAFGEMGDRLDPAKINTYADTLIVKAEELKKSLNELEPTFSLEINSTEYVLTQAASQALQAVARFETARIRPHEILKAYQSFRPMHRSEEILYTLSGRFQEISKHFLHPSQKENKELLARISNLEIANQNDSNAMEKGIIEVNNKRGEHGGYSLYIPEYYKNNTKYPLVVALHGGSGHGADFLWSWLYDARTFGFILAAPTSIDRTWSLHSIATDANRLNKMLTEISTKWNIDTNHILLTGLSDGGTYSMLLSIAHQSPFTHYAPVAAAVHVLLNRSTGTIAAPVKDLPIYQVHGGRDWMFPVASARLAASALKNAGAKIIYKEIPELSHNYPRDENINILKWFYPEGF
- a CDS encoding MFS transporter, whose translation is MKVFAAFRFRNYRLWFVGQLASLIGTWMQVTAQGYLVFELTHSPVFLGYVGFASGAPSLLTLVGGVVSDRFPRKTILIITQVVMMLLAFILALLTFTGTISSWHIVVMAFALGIANAFDAPARQSIVIDFVDREHLTNAIALNSSMFNAARAVGPAIAGITYSQLGAAWCFLLNGFSFLAVIIALTMIRIPKQKEKPVRLSAYTDIKEGILFSFRNPLIRILLLIIFVSSVFGLGYITLLPAWAVNILKGDATTVGFMQASQGLGSLAGALTIAALGDFRFKGKFFMIGLFSFPCMLFFFSYVRWLPLVLVGLFIGGFGFMIVFNLANAMLQMVIPNELRGRVMSVYTLGFLGALPIGAIFIGALAEYTSEPTSIFISASFMSIFVLWIWIFHSQTINMEK